The following are encoded in a window of Armatimonadota bacterium genomic DNA:
- a CDS encoding MlaD family protein, giving the protein MTYSPALKVGILVFLAALAFVLVFWFLEYYQLHREMYYISVIFTNSLGIMEGDPVRMAGVPIGSVRSLSLTKDAKANVLLGINRKYRIPKRSQFIIRVGLLIGERYIEIIPNRKTKYYLAQTLSPPYPTITGEVPPRIEDLLPNAQALLSNLSETSQSLKALLGDKTLQSNIKETVASINRSAQKLEATMATLQNTVVRNQDDVDAITKNISDATENVKEITSELNNLAKSNELKGDITATVHTARETVESLDRTVASLEKLVTAPEFQEDIRKTVSGARQAVEEARQVIDKVGRIFGGTSRLKSKISTQALNLDMLYNPKGDHFRAELTATIPTGKEKFLELGMYDAGAGSKLILQPGQELNPQTRLRYGLYASRLGLGLDHAFSSKAFGKLDLFDPYEPKLNIRAGYRVTSDWAVLLGIDNLFGENQAVLGVKLNK; this is encoded by the coding sequence ATGACGTATAGTCCAGCCTTAAAAGTAGGAATTTTGGTTTTTCTCGCAGCTCTGGCTTTCGTCCTAGTTTTCTGGTTTCTCGAATATTATCAACTTCACCGAGAAATGTACTACATTAGTGTTATATTCACTAATTCCCTTGGTATAATGGAAGGCGACCCAGTGCGGATGGCGGGCGTTCCCATCGGCAGTGTGCGTAGCTTGAGTCTCACCAAGGATGCGAAAGCTAACGTGCTCCTTGGCATAAACCGGAAGTATCGCATTCCCAAAAGATCGCAGTTCATTATTAGGGTTGGCCTGCTTATAGGCGAAAGGTACATTGAAATCATACCGAATCGGAAAACAAAATACTATTTAGCTCAGACGCTGTCGCCCCCATACCCCACAATTACCGGTGAAGTTCCACCAAGAATCGAAGATTTGCTTCCCAACGCCCAGGCTCTTTTAAGCAATCTATCTGAGACCTCCCAAAGCTTGAAAGCGTTGCTCGGCGACAAAACGCTCCAATCAAACATCAAGGAAACAGTAGCGAGCATTAACAGGTCTGCCCAGAAGCTTGAAGCAACAATGGCTACTCTTCAAAACACTGTTGTAAGAAATCAAGACGACGTAGATGCCATAACAAAAAATATCAGCGATGCAACAGAAAACGTCAAGGAGATAACCTCAGAGCTAAACAACCTTGCCAAGAGTAACGAACTTAAGGGAGACATAACAGCAACCGTTCACACTGCAAGGGAGACCGTAGAAAGCCTAGATCGCACCGTTGCAAGCCTGGAAAAACTAGTGACCGCGCCTGAATTCCAAGAAGACATTAGGAAAACAGTTTCTGGAGCCCGCCAAGCAGTTGAAGAAGCAAGACAAGTCATCGACAAGGTGGGCAGGATATTTGGCGGCACGTCGAGATTAAAAAGCAAGATTTCAACACAAGCCTTAAATTTAGATATGCTATATAATCCCAAGGGTGACCACTTCCGCGCCGAGCTAACTGCAACAATACCCACAGGGAAAGAAAAATTCCTAGAGCTTGGCATGTACGACGCAGGTGCAGGTAGTAAGCTTATCCTTCAGCCAGGACAGGAGTTAAATCCGCAAACAAGACTCAGATATGGATTATATGCGTCGCGCCTGGGCTTGGGTCTAGACCATGCTTTTTCATCCAAGGCTTTTGGGAAACTTGATTTGTTTGATCCATATGAACCCAAGTTAAACATCCGAGCAGGCTACAGAGTAACTAGCGATTGGGCAGTTTTGTTAGGAATAGACAACCTTTTTGGCGAAAACCAAGCAGTTTTGGGAGTGAAATTAAACAAGTAG
- the rplI gene encoding 50S ribosomal protein L9 → MKVILTREVKSLGKANDIVNVAEGYARNYLFPRKLAVPADKAHLAELEKRKKVEEIRGEKLREEAKDIAERLSEIQITVTGKVGSGTKLYGSITHADIADALEKQTGIKIDKRKIELEEPIKSLGTYDVPIRLHKDAVAHVKVEVIGEQQQ, encoded by the coding sequence ATGAAAGTAATTCTTACTCGGGAGGTAAAGAGTCTCGGGAAGGCGAACGACATAGTCAACGTAGCAGAGGGTTACGCACGCAACTATCTTTTCCCCAGAAAGCTGGCCGTCCCTGCTGATAAAGCACATCTCGCTGAGCTTGAAAAACGCAAGAAAGTCGAGGAAATAAGAGGCGAGAAGCTTCGCGAGGAAGCAAAAGACATAGCAGAGCGATTGAGCGAAATCCAGATAACTGTGACAGGAAAAGTTGGTAGTGGAACGAAGCTATATGGCTCAATTACGCATGCAGATATCGCCGACGCACTTGAGAAACAAACTGGAATTAAGATTGATAAACGCAAAATAGAGCTTGAAGAACCAATCAAGTCTCTGGGCACATACGATGTCCCTATACGCCTCCACAAGGATGCTGTTGCTCATGTAAAGGTGGAAGTCATAGGCGAACAGCAGCAATAA
- a CDS encoding ABC transporter permease, which translates to MTNGLESATETSRWVMLKQLTGFFNFIGEATIIGLTSIRRIIAGDINISDTINQMALIGFNSLPIVIVTTAFSGAVLALYTSQLMVQWGVGSLVGGGVSISVVRELAPVLTAIVVAARAGSAIAAEIGTMKVTEQVDALRSLGTSPIQYLAVPRFLALVLMLPVLTMLGDIVGSFGGYVVAMANGVSSASYLNSARTWLTIEDITKGLFKTIFFGAFIAIVGVQQGLSTTGGAAGVGRSTMNAVVISMILIYISNYFLAAILFGGRTPGF; encoded by the coding sequence GTGACCAACGGGCTTGAATCAGCCACAGAAACTTCACGATGGGTGATGCTGAAACAGCTCACCGGCTTCTTCAACTTTATTGGCGAGGCAACCATAATCGGCCTTACTTCGATTCGCCGCATAATTGCGGGAGATATCAACATCAGCGATACAATCAATCAGATGGCTCTAATTGGTTTCAATTCACTTCCTATTGTTATAGTAACTACTGCTTTTTCAGGAGCCGTTCTCGCACTATACACTTCGCAGTTGATGGTTCAGTGGGGCGTTGGGAGTCTAGTTGGCGGAGGAGTTTCAATTTCAGTCGTACGCGAACTTGCCCCTGTTCTAACTGCAATCGTGGTTGCCGCCCGTGCGGGGTCAGCCATCGCCGCCGAAATTGGCACTATGAAAGTTACCGAACAAGTAGATGCGCTACGTTCATTAGGAACAAGTCCAATCCAATACTTGGCTGTACCTAGATTCCTTGCGCTGGTGCTCATGCTACCAGTACTCACCATGCTAGGTGATATTGTTGGAAGCTTCGGTGGCTATGTTGTAGCAATGGCAAATGGCGTTTCATCAGCATCATATCTGAACTCGGCACGGACATGGCTTACCATTGAAGACATTACTAAGGGACTCTTTAAAACCATCTTCTTTGGTGCCTTTATTGCCATTGTGGGCGTCCAACAAGGATTGTCAACAACCGGTGGAGCAGCCGGCGTTGGCCGCAGCACTATGAATGCAGTTGTCATTTCGATGATACTTATCTACATTTCGAATTATTTTTTGGCGGCCATCCTTTTCGGCGGCCGAACACCAGGATTCTGA
- the purB gene encoding adenylosuccinate lyase, whose amino-acid sequence MIDRYSLPKMKAIWELENKYQKWLEVEIAVAEALAEYGYIPKDAPSKIKAKARFTVERCLEIEETTQHDVMAFVKCVAENVGEEGKYVHYGITSYDVVDTALALLMRESADLILEDLKRLAEVVRARAREHKYTLMIGRTHGIHAEPITFGFKLAGWYAQILRDIERMSNAREAISYGKISGAVGIYANIDPRVEQYVCNVLGLKPAEHSTQIIARDRHAQFQTTLAIIAGSLENFATELRNLQRTEILEVQEYFAKGQKGSSAMPHKRNPRLSEQIAGLARVVRSNTIPALENIVTWHERDLTNSSVERIIIPDNCILIDYLLNTFTRVVERLVIYPENMMRNLEKMGGLVFSERIMLKLIEKGLSREDAYVIVQENSAKAWEGENFKEALESDPRVTAFLSRDELEEIFDYHHHVRNVDVIFERLGI is encoded by the coding sequence ATGATAGACAGATATTCGCTCCCAAAAATGAAGGCCATTTGGGAACTAGAAAACAAGTACCAAAAATGGCTTGAAGTTGAGATAGCTGTAGCCGAAGCGTTAGCCGAATATGGCTATATTCCCAAGGATGCACCTTCAAAGATCAAAGCCAAGGCACGCTTTACAGTTGAGCGCTGTCTTGAAATCGAAGAAACTACTCAGCATGATGTAATGGCTTTCGTCAAATGTGTCGCAGAGAATGTAGGCGAAGAAGGCAAGTATGTTCACTACGGAATTACCTCATACGATGTTGTTGATACAGCTTTAGCGCTCCTCATGCGAGAGTCGGCAGATTTGATTCTCGAAGACCTCAAACGGCTAGCGGAGGTCGTGCGAGCCAGAGCACGCGAACATAAGTACACACTCATGATTGGCAGAACGCATGGCATACATGCTGAGCCAATCACATTTGGTTTTAAGCTTGCTGGTTGGTATGCTCAAATCCTTCGAGACATCGAACGCATGTCGAATGCCCGCGAAGCGATAAGCTACGGGAAGATATCTGGAGCTGTCGGTATTTATGCAAATATAGACCCACGAGTTGAACAATACGTTTGCAACGTTTTGGGATTGAAACCTGCCGAGCATTCTACTCAAATCATTGCTCGCGACCGCCATGCGCAATTTCAAACAACGCTTGCAATCATCGCCGGTTCACTAGAAAACTTTGCAACTGAGCTTAGGAACCTACAGCGCACCGAGATTTTGGAGGTCCAGGAATACTTCGCCAAGGGCCAGAAAGGGTCGTCAGCAATGCCACACAAGCGCAACCCAAGGCTTTCAGAACAGATTGCCGGCTTAGCCAGAGTGGTTCGCTCGAACACCATTCCAGCACTAGAGAATATCGTTACATGGCATGAGCGCGACCTAACCAACTCTTCGGTTGAGAGAATCATCATTCCAGATAATTGCATATTAATTGATTACCTGCTTAATACATTTACTCGCGTTGTAGAGCGGTTAGTGATTTATCCTGAAAACATGATGCGCAACTTAGAAAAAATGGGCGGCCTTGTGTTCTCCGAGCGAATAATGTTAAAGCTCATAGAGAAGGGTCTCTCGCGCGAAGACGCATATGTCATAGTGCAGGAAAACTCTGCGAAGGCATGGGAAGGTGAAAACTTCAAAGAAGCGCTTGAATCGGACCCACGAGTTACAGCTTTCTTAAGCAGGGACGAACTTGAAGAAATTTTCGACTACCACCACCATGTGCGCAACGTGGATGTTATATTCGAGAGATTGGGAATTTGA
- the purD gene encoding phosphoribosylamine--glycine ligase — protein MRVLIVGSGGREHALAWKVAQSPLVTKLYCAPGNAGMAMLGECFNIKATDIQGLLDFAKEKKIDLAIIGPESPLIAGIADVFREEGIPTFGPSKTAATIEGSKVFTKDLLSKYGIPTGEYRTFSSSKEAKAFIDQISKGQEELPIVIKADGEAAGKGVFVCDKKTQAIKAIETIMDERAFGASGDKIVIEERLEGQEASLMVITDGEEIIALPPAQDYKRVNDNDQGPNTGGMGCYSPVPAVTPEIYDEVLETAIRPTIKAMKAEGRLYTGLLYAGIILTKNGPKILEFNARFGDPETQVVLPLLENDLVEVIQASLAGSLDSLELKCYNGCAVCVVIASEGYPGNYETGKPISGLEAAGKMENVIIFHAGTKLQDGKVVTSGGRVLGVTALGKTFKDAVERAYSAVGKIYFDGMHYRKDIGARAIKNN, from the coding sequence ATGAGAGTACTAATCGTTGGCTCAGGAGGCAGAGAACATGCTCTGGCATGGAAAGTAGCCCAAAGCCCCTTGGTTACAAAACTTTATTGTGCCCCTGGAAATGCGGGCATGGCCATGTTAGGAGAATGCTTTAACATAAAGGCTACTGACATTCAAGGTTTGCTGGATTTTGCTAAAGAAAAGAAAATTGACCTTGCCATAATTGGACCTGAATCACCTCTTATCGCCGGAATAGCTGATGTCTTCCGTGAGGAAGGAATTCCAACTTTCGGCCCAAGCAAAACTGCCGCAACCATTGAGGGAAGCAAGGTTTTTACAAAAGATCTTCTTTCCAAGTATGGCATTCCAACTGGAGAATACCGCACTTTCTCCAGCTCCAAAGAAGCTAAAGCATTCATAGACCAAATTTCCAAAGGACAAGAAGAACTTCCAATTGTCATAAAAGCAGATGGAGAAGCCGCTGGAAAAGGTGTCTTTGTATGCGACAAGAAGACGCAGGCGATCAAAGCAATAGAAACTATTATGGATGAAAGGGCATTTGGTGCTTCTGGCGACAAAATCGTAATAGAAGAGCGCCTCGAAGGTCAGGAAGCCTCGCTTATGGTAATTACGGACGGTGAGGAAATCATTGCGCTACCACCAGCCCAGGATTATAAACGTGTTAACGATAATGACCAGGGGCCGAACACTGGCGGCATGGGATGCTATTCTCCTGTTCCTGCTGTAACTCCAGAAATCTATGATGAAGTATTAGAAACAGCAATTCGGCCTACAATCAAGGCAATGAAGGCGGAGGGCAGGCTTTACACGGGTTTGCTTTATGCCGGGATAATCCTTACTAAAAATGGACCTAAGATTTTGGAATTTAATGCGCGGTTTGGAGACCCAGAAACTCAAGTAGTCCTGCCGCTTCTAGAAAATGACCTCGTAGAAGTAATTCAAGCCTCGCTAGCTGGCTCCCTCGACTCTCTGGAGTTAAAATGCTATAATGGATGTGCGGTTTGTGTGGTCATCGCATCGGAAGGTTATCCTGGCAACTATGAGACTGGTAAACCAATCTCCGGTCTAGAGGCTGCTGGGAAGATGGAAAATGTGATAATTTTCCATGCAGGGACAAAACTTCAGGATGGAAAAGTCGTTACCAGCGGCGGTCGGGTGCTAGGAGTAACTGCTCTCGGCAAAACCTTCAAGGATGCGGTTGAAAGGGCATACTCCGCGGTAGGAAAGATTTACTTTGATGGAATGCACTACCGAAAAGACATTGGTGCTAGAGCAATAAAGAACAACTGA
- the dnaB gene encoding replicative DNA helicase, with protein sequence MDNLSLLSKAPPQNLEAEQSTLGSMMIDRGALEKAIDILKPEDFYREAHQIIFEALVSLAIQNEPVDIVTVQEELRSKGKLEAVGGTEYLMALIDSVPTAANIEYYARIVEDKAILRRLIDACMQIISWTNESGEDIDSLVDDAERLLFTVSQRRMGRFFVPLKELAHQAFERIENQYKEKALVSGLPTGFRDLDIITSGLQAGDLIIVAGRPSMGKTAFCLDIARHVAIHEKKPVAIFSLEMSKEQLTLRLICSQSRVDSHRLRTGYIQANEWPKLAEGVGMLYNAPIFIDDSTDMTPLQMRTKCRRLKAEHGLSLVIIDYLQLMQAHRRGDNRNQEIAEIARMLKSLARELDVPVVALSQLSRAVEQRQDKRPILSDLRESGSIEAEADLVAFLYRPDYYKHTPAIESVDDMDDENPMVQSGETLVHKTEIIVAKQRNGPTGTIHLAFLPKFASFEDLEEERTEI encoded by the coding sequence ATGGATAATCTCTCATTACTTAGCAAGGCTCCTCCACAAAATCTTGAGGCTGAGCAGTCAACTCTAGGCTCAATGATGATTGACCGCGGGGCTCTTGAAAAAGCCATAGATATACTCAAACCAGAAGACTTTTATCGTGAAGCCCACCAAATCATCTTTGAAGCATTAGTATCCCTTGCAATCCAAAACGAACCGGTAGATATAGTTACGGTCCAAGAAGAACTCCGAAGCAAAGGGAAGCTTGAAGCAGTCGGCGGTACAGAATATCTAATGGCACTCATAGACAGCGTGCCGACAGCGGCAAACATCGAGTACTATGCCAGAATTGTCGAGGACAAGGCGATCCTGCGCCGCCTAATAGATGCTTGCATGCAGATAATCAGCTGGACTAACGAATCTGGGGAAGATATAGACTCATTAGTAGATGACGCAGAAAGATTGCTTTTTACGGTATCTCAGCGGCGAATGGGACGCTTCTTTGTCCCACTTAAGGAGCTTGCGCACCAAGCATTCGAGCGAATTGAAAACCAATATAAAGAGAAGGCGCTGGTATCAGGGTTGCCTACTGGATTTCGAGATCTCGATATAATAACCTCGGGCCTCCAAGCTGGCGACCTCATCATCGTGGCAGGTAGGCCCTCAATGGGGAAAACTGCTTTTTGCCTTGATATCGCGAGGCACGTCGCCATCCATGAAAAGAAACCCGTTGCCATATTCAGCCTTGAAATGTCAAAAGAACAGCTCACCCTCAGACTAATCTGCTCACAATCGAGAGTAGACTCCCATCGCTTGCGAACTGGCTATATCCAAGCAAACGAATGGCCGAAGCTCGCCGAGGGAGTCGGGATGCTTTATAACGCACCAATCTTTATAGACGACAGCACTGATATGACACCGCTTCAGATGCGCACCAAATGTCGCAGACTCAAGGCGGAACATGGACTTTCACTTGTAATCATTGACTACCTCCAGCTCATGCAGGCGCATAGACGAGGAGATAACCGAAACCAAGAGATTGCAGAGATTGCCAGAATGCTTAAAAGTCTAGCACGAGAGCTAGACGTCCCAGTAGTCGCTCTATCTCAGCTGAGCCGTGCGGTAGAACAAAGACAAGATAAGCGGCCAATTCTCTCAGACCTGCGTGAAAGCGGTTCGATTGAAGCAGAAGCCGATTTAGTTGCTTTTCTCTACCGGCCCGACTACTACAAACACACACCAGCAATTGAGTCGGTGGATGACATGGATGATGAAAACCCAATGGTTCAATCAGGTGAAACCCTAGTGCATAAAACAGAAATTATAGTTGCGAAACAGCGAAATGGTCCAACGGGTACTATCCACCTTGCATTCCTGCCAAAATTCGCAAGCTTTGAAGACTTGGAGGAGGAAAGAACGGAGATCTAA
- a CDS encoding ABC transporter ATP-binding protein, which produces MITARQVNYKIGNKNILRDVNFHIPQGDTVSIMGVSGSGKTTLLKILAGLIRPSSGQVFINGTDITKLSEDELNRIRHKIGVVFQYGALFDSLTVFENVAFALIRHTSLTRKEIENIVEEKLALVGLPGTQNLMPAQLSGGMQKRVSLARAIAMNPEILFYDEPTSGLDPIMANVINNLITEMRNRLGVTSVVVSHDIDSIFRISNRVAMIHDHTIIAYGTADEIRQSDDPRVRQFIEGKAEGPIQPGITE; this is translated from the coding sequence GTGATAACTGCGCGGCAGGTTAACTACAAGATAGGGAACAAAAATATCCTACGGGATGTGAATTTTCATATCCCCCAGGGAGACACGGTTTCTATCATGGGGGTGTCGGGCTCTGGCAAGACAACTCTGCTAAAAATTTTGGCAGGATTGATTCGGCCGTCATCGGGCCAAGTATTCATTAACGGTACAGATATCACAAAACTTTCTGAAGATGAGCTAAATCGTATTCGGCATAAAATAGGCGTAGTGTTTCAATATGGAGCGCTATTCGACTCGCTGACCGTTTTCGAAAACGTCGCATTCGCACTTATAAGGCATACTAGTTTAACTCGCAAAGAAATAGAAAATATAGTAGAAGAAAAATTGGCACTTGTCGGCTTGCCAGGGACTCAAAACCTAATGCCCGCCCAATTGAGCGGCGGCATGCAAAAAAGAGTCAGCCTTGCACGAGCCATAGCTATGAACCCAGAAATTCTCTTTTATGACGAACCGACAAGCGGTTTAGATCCGATAATGGCTAATGTCATAAACAATCTTATTACTGAAATGCGAAACCGCCTAGGGGTAACCTCTGTGGTTGTCTCGCATGACATTGACAGCATATTTCGAATATCCAATCGTGTGGCTATGATTCATGACCATACAATCATCGCATATGGTACTGCCGATGAAATTCGACAATCAGACGACCCTAGAGTAAGGCAATTCATTGAAGGCAAAGCTGAGGGCCCTATTCAACCTGGCATAACCGAATAA
- the purE gene encoding 5-(carboxyamino)imidazole ribonucleotide mutase yields the protein MGSDSDLQVMQEAAKILDDLGIEHEVKVISAHRSPRLAIKYAESAEDMGIEVIIAGAGGAAHLPGVLAALTPIPVIGVPIKSASLNGLDSLLSIVQMPSGVPVATVSINGAKNAGILAAQILSVKYPEIREKIKEYKAKLAAEIEAKNIKP from the coding sequence ATGGGAAGTGACTCCGACCTCCAAGTTATGCAAGAGGCAGCAAAGATACTGGATGACCTCGGCATAGAGCACGAGGTCAAAGTTATCTCGGCGCACCGCAGTCCTAGGCTGGCAATCAAATACGCAGAAAGCGCAGAAGACATGGGAATCGAAGTCATAATTGCCGGTGCTGGAGGAGCGGCACACCTTCCCGGTGTGCTCGCCGCACTTACCCCCATTCCCGTGATAGGCGTGCCAATTAAATCTGCAAGTCTTAATGGCTTGGATTCTCTACTTTCGATTGTGCAAATGCCCTCAGGTGTGCCGGTCGCAACAGTCTCAATAAACGGTGCAAAAAACGCTGGAATATTGGCTGCCCAGATTCTTTCGGTCAAATACCCAGAGATTAGAGAGAAGATCAAGGAATACAAGGCAAAGCTTGCCGCCGAAATCGAGGCAAAGAACATCAAGCCGTAA